TCAGGTAGTTAATCATCACACCGCAATTAGGAAGATAATTGAATACAAAAAACAACATACCGACACGCCTCTTTGGGTCGCAGAGTGTGATATGAAAAAATTTTATGATTCGGTGAATCACAAATTAATATTAGAGCAGTTTGATAAACTATTAGAAATAGCTCAGCGGGAAAAAATGCATTTAAAATTTGACATTTGCAGGAAAATATTTGTCTCCTATTTGGATTGCTATAGCTTTAATCACGATGTATTTCCTAGAAATGACGATTTGGATTATTGGAAAGAATTCAATATCCCTCAAGGCGAATATGGTTGGATTGAAAATGAAATAAAGCAGCTTGGATTTTATGACGATGTAATAGAAGAAAGAATCGGTATCCCGCAAGGCGGTGCACTTTCCGGTCTTATTGCAAATATAGTATTAAATATTGCCGACAATATAATGGTTAATAATTTTAAGGACTTGTTTTACATAAGGTTCTGCGACGATATGATAATTATGCATCCTGATAGGGATGTATGCGAAAGGGGTATGCAGTTATACAAGCAAACATTAGAAGAAGTAAAGCTGGCACCGCATGAGGTGTCTTCATGTTTGATTGGAGAACCTAAAAAGGGAAAAAAATATATGGCTGGCAAGTCATTAAAGCCTTTTTGGAAAGGAAAATCGAAAGGGCCATACAAATGGGATAGCGTTGAAAATGAAGGTTTCCCCTGGATAGGATTTGTTGGTTACGAAATGCATTACGATGGTGCAATTAGAGTACGTAAAAATTCGTTAGAGAAAGAACTGAAAAAGCAAAAAGAGATATTTCAGAAAACGATGGGTGCTATTGGAAATGGTCAAAGAGTTAGCCGTGGAACTATTGCAGAATCTGTCATTAGGAGGTTAATTGGGATGTCCGTAGGCAGAGTAGAACTTTGGAATTATGCAACTATAGTTCACGAAATGTGTTGGAAAAATGGATTTCAGGAATTGACTGCTAACAGTCATTCGATTAAACAGATTAAAAGATTAGATAGAGGTCGTAGCAAAGTATATTATGATTTGATTAAGGAATGCGGTAATCCTATTTTACAAAGACAGGGTAAAAGGAATATTAGTTTTGAAAAAAGGCAGATTATCTTATACAACAAACCATTTAGCTACTATTATCATGTAATCGAAAGAGCCAGTACACATGTCGATACGAAGCCAAAAGATGATTCGGACGATAAATAGAATAGGGAGGTAGAAGGTCCCCAAGTTTTCAACTTGATCCATAGCGAGGCCTAGAGCGGACCTAAAAGCCGATAAAAAGCAAAAGGTCGGAGACTTCTCCGACCTTTCCGCTTTTGTGCCCAGAACTGGATTCGAACCAGCACACCCTTGCGAGCGCTGCGACCTGAACACAGTGCGTCTACCAATTTCGCCATCTGGGCATCTTTGATTTCCGTGTCAGGGAGTGCAAATGTATAATCTTTTTTTAAACCAACAAATTTTTTTTCAAATCCCACTTTTCAACAGCCCCAGCGGGAACATTTTAAACACATCATTGACCAGCAATTGCCCGCCACTATTCACCGTCTCCCCGGTGAAGATATTCTTCCACGTCCCCGGAGCACCCGCAGGTAACAATACCGCCCCATCTGCAGGAACATCTCCTGGAAGAGGTATTACTACAACAATCCATTCCTGGCGATGCACTCTTGCATAGGCAATGATCCTGTCATTATTGGTTTGCAGGGGCAGGTAATCACCATCAAGGAAGATATCCGGGTGGGACCGGCGGAAGGTTAATGCCTTCCAGGTGACGAACATTTTCTCTAACCCGGTGGAACGATTGGAAGCGAGATAGGCAAAAAAGCCAGGCTCTTTTTCTTTAGCGATGATGGTATCGAGACACTGTTTCCGGAGAGGGTAGTCTACCGGACGACGGTTATCAGGATCAACATAGCTATAATCCCAGAGCTCACATCCCTGGTAGATGTCAGGAATGCCCGGGGCAGTGATTTTTATCAGCGCCTGGGAGAGTGAGGCGGAGAATGCATGTTGATTGATGGTGCCAACCAGCTCATGGGTGGCAGACAGGAAACTATCGTCTGTCAGCAGGCGCTGGATGAGTGCTGTTGCATTGTTTTCATAAGCCTCATCTGGTGCGGCCCATGTAGTATTTACTTTCGCTTCCCGCAGGGCTTTGATGATATACTGTTGTAAACGTTCGGTGAATGCAGCAGTCACCTGGCCATCCGGAGGAAATCCCGCGATAATGGACTGATAAATGAAATACACGTCATTGGCAGTGAGACTGCTTGAATAGGTTTCCCTCCATGCCGCAACCTGCTTCTTCCATACCCCCGGTAGGAGAGACAGCATATTCAGGCGTATACGACCATCTTCTCCGCGTTTCGTATCATGAGTGGCTGTTGTATTCAGTGAGGCCGGTGTATGCTGCTGACGGGCCGCTAAACGCTGATGGAAGGTATTGACAGAAAAGTCGCCTATCGACGGACTATCACCTACCTCATTATGAGAAAGCAATGCATTGTACACATAGAAGGTCGTATCCTCTACGCCTTTCGCTGTTACAGGACCGGTAAACTGCAT
The DNA window shown above is from Chitinophaga agri and carries:
- a CDS encoding reverse transcriptase/maturase family protein, producing the protein MQQFEELFKDYDIISYICRVRAKLAKQRNKKHTLHILTSNENYNYHTQQANLQSKYEKDLLNLLNSILPPRRKWKKLGEKSRLKMKKNGPRQKLSTVDKNLYSLIKTVKYYRLKEPKETFIVKLDEFVKDIQQAIRTGNYSVSKPTIYPKAKDKKRLHELKGDERNTCRPLSLFHLKDRLILSFANNYLTRLFDKYFDECSLAFRAIPHQVVNHHTAIRKIIEYKKQHTDTPLWVAECDMKKFYDSVNHKLILEQFDKLLEIAQREKMHLKFDICRKIFVSYLDCYSFNHDVFPRNDDLDYWKEFNIPQGEYGWIENEIKQLGFYDDVIEERIGIPQGGALSGLIANIVLNIADNIMVNNFKDLFYIRFCDDMIIMHPDRDVCERGMQLYKQTLEEVKLAPHEVSSCLIGEPKKGKKYMAGKSLKPFWKGKSKGPYKWDSVENEGFPWIGFVGYEMHYDGAIRVRKNSLEKELKKQKEIFQKTMGAIGNGQRVSRGTIAESVIRRLIGMSVGRVELWNYATIVHEMCWKNGFQELTANSHSIKQIKRLDRGRSKVYYDLIKECGNPILQRQGKRNISFEKRQIILYNKPFSYYYHVIERASTHVDTKPKDDSDDK